From one Alosa alosa isolate M-15738 ecotype Scorff River chromosome 5, AALO_Geno_1.1, whole genome shotgun sequence genomic stretch:
- the man1b1b gene encoding mannosidase, alpha, class 1B, member 1b, protein MLSPSRKELVSLNLLEQGRGYTNGKQWRRQSCWRKWKQLSRLQRSLILFITVLVLICGIATYPSLTEHWRGFSDRALREEGELKKDSDPKPFAQELPKPPGLILPEPASERKASHKRGPPLLQNRQQKKGNASSALLAEGKPEPKNAEKEDGKPVVSWRGAMIEADQVTDPAAKEKENKDKADAEAENTSLLEPESVRLEAVREAFRHAWKGYKDFAWGHDELKPLSKTYGEWFGLGLTLIDSLDTMWILDLKEEFEEAKKWVASELSFNKNVDVNLFESTIRILGGLLSTYHLTGDSLFLEKAIDIGTRLMPAFNTPSKIPYSDVNIGAGTAHPPRWTSDSTVAEVTSIQLEFRELSHVTQDSRYQMAVNEVMKRVHKLEGKQDGLVPMFINTNNGQFTHLGVFTLGARADSYYEYLLKQWIQGGKKETELLEDYLQAMEGVKKHLLGHSSPSGLAFVGELSHGHFSSKMDHLVCFLPGTLALGNHHGLPVEHLELAKQLMEGCYQMYVQMETGLSPEIVHFNTHQGSTSDIDVKLADRHNLLRPETVESLFYLYRFTKDRKYQRWGWEILQNFNKYTRVPTGGYTSINNVRDPEYPSPRDKMESFFLGETLKYLYLLFSDNPDLISLDKYVFNTEAHPLPIWPQEAGETV, encoded by the exons ATGCTCTCGCCATCGAGAAAGGAATTGGTATCCTTAAACCTTCTCGAGCAGGGCAGAGGCTATACCAATGGAAAGCAGTGGCGGCGACAGTCGTGCTGGAGA AAATGGAAGCAGCTATCACGTTTACAGCGCAGCTTGATCCTCTTCATAACAGTGTTGGTGTTGATTTGTGGCATTGCCACATACCCGTCCCTAACAGAACACTGGAGAG GGTTCTCAGACAGAGCTttgagggaggaaggagagctGAAGAAGGACAGCGACCCGAAGCCTTTCGCCCAGGAGCTTCCGAAACCGCCTGGGCTCATTCTGCCAGAGCCGGCCTCTGAG AGGAAGGCGTCCCACAAGCGAGGCCCACCGCTGCTCCAGAACCGCCAGCAGAAGAAGGGGAACGCATCGTCGGCCCTGCTGGCAGAAGGCAAACCCGAGCCAAAGAATGCAGAGAAGGAGGATGGGAAACCAGTTGTAAG TTGGCGTGGAGCCATGATTGAAGCGGACCAAGTGACAGATCCTGCTGCtaaggagaaagagaacaaaGACAAGGCTGATGCTGAAGCAGAGAATACATCCCTCTTGGAACCAG AGTCAGTCCGACTGGAGGCGGTGAGGGAGGCCTTTAGGCATGCCTGGAAGGGATACAAAGATTTTGCCTGGGGCCACGACGAGCTGAAGCCACTCTCCAAGACGTACGGAGAGTGGTTTGGCCTAGGCTTGACCCTGATCGATTCACTGGACACTATGTGGATCTTGGACCTAAAAGAAG AATTTGAAGAAGCTAAGAAGTGGGTTGCTTCAGAGCTTTCCTTCAACAAGAATGTGGACGTTAATCTGTTTGAGAGCACCATTCGCATCCTGGGAGGCCTGCTCAGCACGTACCATCTGACGGGGGACTCGCTGTTCCTTGAAAAAGCT ATTGACATTGGAACCAGGTTGATGCCAGCATTCAACACACCTTCCAAAATTCCATACTCGGATGTAAACATCGGGGCAGGAACAGCCCACCCTCCCCGCTGGACATCTGATAGCACGGTTGCCGAGGTTACCAGCATCCAGCTGGAGTTCAGGGAATTGAGTCACGTCACCCAGGATTCACGATACCAG ATGGCTGTGAACGAGGTCATGAAGCGGGTGCACAAGCTGGAGGGCAAGCAGGACGGCCTGGTGCCCATGTTCATCAACACCAACAACGGGCAGTTCACCCACCTGGGCGTGTTCACGCTAGGCGCCCGCGCCGACAGCTACTACGAGTACCTCCTCAAGCAGTGGATCCAGGGCGGCAAGAAGGAAACCGA GCTGCTGGAGGACTACCTGCAGGcgatggagggggtgaagaagCACCTGCTGGgccactcctctccctctggcCTCGCCTTCGTCGGGGAACTTTCCCACGGCCACTTCAGCTCCAAAATG gaCCATCTTGTGTGCTTCCTGCCGGGCACGCTGGCGCTGGGCAACCACCACGGCCTGCCGGTGGAGCACCTGGAGCTGGCCAAGCAGCTGATGGAGGGCTGCTACCAGATGTACGTCCAGATGGAGACGGGCCTTAGCCCCGAGATCGTCCACTTCAACACGCACCAAGGCAGCACGTCGGACATCGATGTGAAG CTTGCAGACAGGCATAACCTCTTGCGTCCAGAGACGGTGGAGAGCCTCTTCTACCTGTACAGGTTCACCAAGGACAGGAAGTACCAGAGATGGGGATGGGAAATCCTCCAGAACTTCAACAAGTACACAAGA GTTCCCACAGGTGGCTACACTTCCATAAACAACGTTCGCGATCCTGAGTACCCAAGTCCGCGGGACAAGATGGAGAGCTTCTTCCTAGGAGAGACGCTGAAGTACCTCTACCTGCTCTTCTCAGACAACCCTGACCTCATCAGCCTGGACAAATACGTCTTCAACACCGAGGCCCACCCTCTGCCTATCTGGCCTCAGGAGGCGGGCGAGACCGTTTGA
- the LOC125295358 gene encoding collagen alpha-1(III) chain-like: MGKVGPSGLMGLEGVAGPWGSPGPDGPPGRKGDVGSRGAIGVPGTLGQQGPPGNRGIKGHTGSPGPKGLMGQPGHYGALGPKGFSGQEGTRGDRGEKGEPGEMGPVGLPGIRGPNGPPGLEGTPGEMGADGPNGSPGPEGQTGQRGPEGRQGVKGQKGKDGRDGRSGKTGYSGLRGKRGEAGIRGPRGTSGEKGKQGDRGKIGPPGRQGLYGTPGIRGEKGVNGKKGVEGEPGMRGLPGPPGILGPKGTQGLLGNDGQGGPKGEQGDIGPPGRRGTPGLPGMPGLFGEKGPKGYEGQPGPKGTRGPPGLPGAPGPPGISLNLTLIQLKDLTYLADKPNYPLIRTLLDSLQQDLRWFLNPPEGTKEHPATSCLELWLSQPNFTSGMYYIDPNQGSPADAFLVYCDLTSGGKTCLSPWKSQLPLRSWLKDSEADSFQWLSNKEGGFQFEYAESSVVQMRFLRLNSNLASQNITFTCQPGSRQGPTEREIKFLADTRRQSFVGTLRDCMPGTAFDLGSRESVFQFETNDLDLLPIRDVALFGNSDLTEEFSFTVGPVCFS, encoded by the exons ATGGGGAAAGTGGGACCCTCAGGCTTGATGGGACTAGAG GGTGTTGCAGGTCCTTGGGGGTCCCCTGGGCCTGATGGACCTCCAGGGCGAAAG GGGGACGTGGGATCAAGAGGTGCAATAGGTGTCCCTGGAACTTTAGGTCAACAG GGGCCACCAGGGAACAGGGGGATAAAAGGACACACTGGTAGTCCTGGCCCAAAG GGACTGATGGGGCAACCAGGCCACTATGGCGCACTTGGTCCAAAGGGCTTCTCTGGTCAAGAGGGGACTCGAGGTGACCGAGGGGAGAAAGGGGAGCCAGGAGAGATG GGACCAGTGGGTTTACCTGGAATAAGAGGACCTAACGGACCTCCTGGATTAGAG GGGACACCTGGTGAGATGGGGGCTGATGGACCAAATGGTTCTCCTGGACCTGAG GGACAGACAGGCCAAAGAGGACCTGAGGGAAGACAAGGTGTGAAAGGACAAAAG GGGAAAGATGGTCGAGATGGACGATCAGGAAAAACAGGGTATAGTGGACTAAGG GGGAAAAGAGGTGAAGCTGGAATCAGAGGGCCTAGAGGGACATCGGGAGAAAAG GGTAAACAGGGGGATAGGGGGAAGATTGGACCACCAGGAAGACAAGGGCTATAT GGCACACCAGGCATCCGCGGTGAGAAGGGAGTAAATGGGAAGAAGGGTGTGGAG GGAGAGCCAGGGATGAGGGGGTTGCCAGGTCCTCCGGGTATTCTAGGGCCGAAG GGAACACAGGGCCTTTTGGGTAATGATGGACAGGGCGGACCCAAAGGGGAGCAG GGGGACATCGGCCCACCTGGACGAAGAGGAACCCCTGGGCTTCCTGGCATGCCT GGATTGTTTGGTGAAAAG GGTCCAAAAGGGTATGAAGGACAACCTGGCCCAAAGGGGACAAGAGGACCACCT GGGTTACCGGGAGCACCAGGACCTCCTGGGATATCTCTGAACCTCACACTGATACAACTGAAG GATCTCACCTACTTGGCAGACAAGCCCAACTATCCTCTGATTAGAACCTTACTAGATTCCCTACAACAGGACCTGCGTTGGTTTTTAAACCCACCAGAGGGCACCAAAGAGCATCCAGCCACCAGCTGCCTTGAGCTGTGGCTGTCACAGCCCAACTTCACCAGTG GGATGTATTACATTGACCCAAATCAGGGCAGCCCTGCTGATGCCTTTCTGGTCTACTGTGACCTCACTTCAGGTGGAAAAACATGCCTGTCTCCATGGAAATCTCAG TTACCACTGAGATCCTGGCTGAAGGACTCCGAAGCAGACTCATTTCAGTGGCTCAGTAATAAAGAAGGTGGCTTTCAG TTTGAGTACGCAGAGAGCAGCGTGGTGCAGATGAGGTTCCTTAGACTCAACAGCAACCTGGCCAGCCAGAACATAACCTTCACCTGCCAGCCCGGCAGCAGGCAAGGACcaacagagagggagattaAATTCCTCGCTGACACAAGGAGGCAAAGTTTTGTGGGCACATTACGTGattgtatg CCTGGTACAGCGTTCGACCTTGGATCCCGGGAGTCTGTGTTCCAGTTTGAGACCAACGACCTGGATCTTCTACCAATCAGAGACGTGGCTTTGTTTGGCAACAGTGACCTCACTGAAGAGTTTAGCTTCACTGTTGGGCCTGTTTGCTTCAGTTAG